One stretch of Bordetella avium DNA includes these proteins:
- a CDS encoding bleomycin resistance protein — protein MAFRGAKLVPELLVRDISASLGFWVDTCGFSVAYERRDEGFVYLDLDGAQIMLEELGHGRNWITSMLDAPLGRGVNFQVAVSDVQPLLVRLRASGCSLFMEPEDKWYRRGGVESGVRQFLVQDPDGYLIRFQASLGSRSVSG, from the coding sequence ATGGCGTTTCGTGGTGCGAAGCTGGTGCCTGAGTTGTTGGTCCGCGATATTTCCGCCAGCCTCGGTTTCTGGGTTGATACCTGCGGATTTTCCGTGGCCTATGAGCGTAGAGACGAGGGGTTTGTTTATCTGGATCTTGATGGAGCCCAGATCATGCTGGAGGAGTTGGGGCACGGAAGAAACTGGATTACCTCGATGCTTGACGCTCCCCTGGGTAGAGGGGTCAATTTCCAGGTAGCGGTCTCTGACGTTCAGCCGCTACTTGTCAGGCTGCGTGCGTCAGGGTGTTCCCTGTTTATGGAGCCGGAAGACAAGTGGTACCGCAGGGGTGGGGTCGAGTCGGGTGTTCGGCAGTTTCTTGTGCAGGACCCCGATGGGTATCTGATCCGTTTTCAGGCAAGTCTGGGGAGCCGCTCGGTGAGCGGGTGA
- a CDS encoding lysozyme: MSKWARAGAATAAGLVASGALALLSPDLERMLSRWEGEGQHVVYADKLVGGLPTVCRGLTKHTVKEPLVVGDYWSPEKCAEVEKAIVEGTQIELASCLPAAIRQGAFDAASDMGHHFGNPRVCASRAVGLMWAGKWREACDAFAHAPDGRPVWSYVGDKFYRGLYNRALDRRRLCLSDLQ; encoded by the coding sequence ATGAGCAAATGGGCAAGGGCGGGCGCAGCTACTGCGGCGGGGCTCGTGGCTTCTGGTGCGCTCGCGCTGCTGTCTCCCGATCTGGAGCGCATGCTCAGCCGTTGGGAGGGGGAGGGCCAGCATGTCGTCTACGCTGATAAGCTGGTGGGCGGCTTACCCACGGTTTGCCGTGGTCTGACCAAGCACACGGTCAAAGAGCCATTGGTGGTAGGCGATTACTGGTCACCGGAGAAATGCGCCGAAGTCGAAAAGGCCATTGTGGAGGGTACGCAGATCGAATTGGCGAGCTGCCTGCCCGCCGCCATCCGACAAGGGGCGTTTGATGCTGCTAGCGACATGGGCCACCACTTCGGCAATCCGCGCGTTTGCGCAAGCCGTGCGGTGGGCCTTATGTGGGCGGGAAAGTGGCGCGAGGCCTGCGATGCCTTCGCACATGCGCCAGATGGCAGGCCGGTGTGGTCGTATGTGGGAGACAAGTTTTATCGGGGGCTCTACAACCGTGCGCTTGATCGGAGGCGGCTATGCCTGTCCGATTTGCAGTGA
- a CDS encoding HD-GYP domain-containing protein, which produces MPAKPIDRIRDLYAALALRDPHSAAHSQRTAQIAVAMGAGMNPAELYVLAVASLLHDIGKLSIPMRILNFKGRLSAEDWTRMQGHSAMSARLVRMAGLPLGDEIALAVRHHHENVDGSGYPDGLAGEQISLAGRIICLADAYDAISSARAYHRDRTHDETMGILSREVGRKCDAGVFERFRHEVEPCLRQSWPWPDEDRAVWEPIEAYLAAQH; this is translated from the coding sequence ATGCCGGCGAAACCGATCGACCGCATCCGTGACCTGTACGCCGCGTTAGCGCTAAGAGACCCGCATTCGGCGGCTCATTCCCAGCGTACCGCACAAATCGCCGTCGCAATGGGCGCAGGCATGAATCCCGCCGAACTTTATGTGCTGGCAGTTGCGTCGTTGTTGCACGACATTGGCAAACTGTCGATTCCGATGCGGATTCTGAACTTCAAGGGACGCTTGAGCGCCGAGGACTGGACGCGCATGCAAGGCCACTCTGCGATGAGTGCGCGCCTCGTGCGCATGGCTGGACTCCCACTGGGGGATGAAATTGCGCTCGCCGTGCGGCATCACCATGAGAATGTGGATGGCAGCGGCTATCCCGATGGCTTGGCCGGAGAGCAAATCTCGCTGGCCGGGCGCATTATTTGCCTGGCTGATGCCTATGACGCCATTTCTTCGGCGCGCGCTTACCATCGCGACCGTACGCATGATGAGACGATGGGGATTCTGTCCAGAGAGGTGGGTCGCAAATGTGATGCGGGCGTATTCGAGCGCTTTCGGCATGAGGTCGAGCCGTGCCTGCGGCAGTCGTGGCCTTGGCCTGACGAGGATCGCGCCGTCTGGGAGCCGATCGAAGCCTACCTCGCCGCCCAGCACTGA
- a CDS encoding DUF2569 domain-containing protein, producing MPINHGLRIVARVLSILAWLALTVCILVAMGNPRAIGIVIGNLGLGIVSFAILQGIAWGIARLSGNAKSDNGRLPFLRRTDSVPTAGPKGVGGWLLLFIIVLMLFSPLRNIASTAIELNEAEKQYPELLSIAKWSTYKITMWCIVLTSVALNLFAGQRLRKHHAPDSVTLAIKALWFSGPFCQILVALAGIFILEVSIPTYLDTGAMGPFLSSILGAILWTAYLKKSRRVRNTYFGQLY from the coding sequence ATGCCTATCAATCACGGACTTCGAATCGTCGCCAGGGTATTGTCAATCCTGGCCTGGCTGGCATTGACCGTCTGCATACTGGTGGCCATGGGCAACCCTCGGGCTATCGGGATAGTCATAGGCAACCTCGGACTGGGCATCGTGAGCTTCGCTATCTTGCAGGGGATAGCATGGGGAATCGCCAGACTGTCCGGCAATGCCAAATCAGATAACGGCCGCCTGCCCTTTTTGCGGCGCACAGACTCCGTGCCCACGGCGGGCCCCAAAGGCGTCGGCGGCTGGCTGCTTCTCTTCATCATCGTACTGATGCTGTTCTCGCCACTGAGAAACATCGCTTCTACCGCGATCGAACTCAACGAAGCAGAAAAACAGTACCCAGAGCTGCTTTCCATTGCAAAGTGGTCGACCTACAAGATCACGATGTGGTGCATTGTCTTGACGAGTGTTGCCTTGAACCTCTTCGCCGGACAGCGTCTGCGCAAACACCATGCTCCCGACTCCGTGACGCTGGCCATCAAGGCGCTGTGGTTCTCGGGCCCGTTTTGCCAGATTCTCGTCGCCTTGGCAGGCATTTTCATCCTTGAGGTGTCGATCCCAACGTATCTTGACACTGGTGCCATGGGGCCATTCCTCAGCAGCATCCTGGGCGCCATTCTCTGGACGGCGTACCTGAAAAAATCGCGTCGGGTTCGGAATACCTATTTCGGACAACTGTACTGA
- a CDS encoding DUF2612 domain-containing protein, whose amino-acid sequence MSGVQEFDFSVDLLASILWQYEGAPMAVQLARNDQAWIDASQTKFWHDWRQDVFDLDTANEFGLSVWARILGVSIEVSERRRVDGVFGFGVSNRNFDNGNFGTARDGDTRLDKESARKLLKLRWFQLTMRPTVPNINKAIEDVFGPGAAFVVDSYDMSIVTFMFSAAPDYRLRRLLERTDILPRPSTVGVAWQVQTRPAWGFGPNHLNFENGSFGA is encoded by the coding sequence ATGAGCGGCGTACAGGAGTTCGATTTCTCGGTTGACCTGCTGGCCTCGATCCTCTGGCAGTACGAGGGAGCGCCGATGGCGGTGCAGCTTGCTCGCAATGATCAGGCGTGGATTGATGCCAGCCAAACCAAGTTCTGGCATGACTGGCGTCAGGACGTTTTTGACCTGGACACCGCCAACGAGTTTGGGCTTTCAGTGTGGGCGCGGATCCTCGGGGTTTCGATCGAGGTTTCCGAGAGGCGGCGCGTTGATGGCGTGTTCGGGTTTGGGGTGAGCAACCGGAATTTCGATAACGGGAATTTCGGCACCGCCCGCGACGGCGACACAAGGCTAGATAAAGAGTCGGCGCGAAAGCTTCTCAAGTTGCGCTGGTTTCAGCTCACGATGCGGCCGACCGTGCCAAACATCAATAAGGCGATCGAGGACGTGTTCGGCCCTGGCGCGGCCTTTGTGGTCGATAGCTACGACATGAGCATCGTCACGTTTATGTTCAGCGCCGCACCGGATTACCGACTGCGCAGGCTGCTTGAGCGCACGGACATTTTGCCCCGGCCGTCAACGGTAGGGGTTGCGTGGCAAGTGCAAACACGACCCGCCTGGGGCTTTGGCCCTAACCATTTGAATTTTGAAAACGGAAGCTTTGGAGCGTAA
- a CDS encoding holin: MKLEDAAITAANRATEAGAATGVLGWATQVNWIGWAGVVIALGGLFANLFYQRRRDRREKTEHEARMESIRAGCER, encoded by the coding sequence ATGAAGCTGGAAGATGCGGCCATCACGGCAGCAAATCGTGCAACCGAAGCGGGTGCTGCCACTGGTGTGCTCGGATGGGCAACGCAGGTCAACTGGATCGGCTGGGCGGGGGTGGTGATCGCCCTTGGCGGTCTGTTCGCCAACCTCTTTTATCAGCGCCGTCGCGACCGACGCGAAAAAACTGAGCATGAGGCGCGCATGGAATCAATCCGGGCGGGGTGTGAGCGATGA
- a CDS encoding glycine-rich domain-containing protein: protein MAKIFNRPFATTGDREDLPVSDQPDGKASWDAGWTPDYELPSDNPNSRPVGRQEMNGVLHGVTEALGELQLFGFAKWQAVVGGWPLGAMAYHGGAVYKSTDGANTTQPGSPGAKWELAFWHSAALTGNPTAPTQAPGNVSTRIATTEFVAQELTRAIKDIPGVVRRVYTSNATWKKPAGLKSALVQVQGGGGGGGGTISTTATNRAVIGAGGGAGGYVEALISADALPAEVLVTHGASGGGGAVSGSGAAGGASSFGAILTASGGGGGGAGQVQQAAVTRGLAAGGVAGATSASAIGALSYGGESGGIGFSFAAAGAGISGNGGSSHLGVGGPSVAEGSPGLNASGYGAGGSGGCSGSPSGSDSGRPGGSGSPGVVIVTEYY from the coding sequence ATGGCAAAGATTTTCAACCGACCTTTTGCGACGACCGGCGACCGCGAAGATTTGCCTGTATCGGATCAGCCGGACGGCAAGGCATCGTGGGACGCTGGCTGGACCCCGGATTACGAGCTCCCGAGCGACAACCCCAATTCCCGCCCCGTTGGACGGCAGGAAATGAACGGGGTGCTCCACGGTGTCACGGAAGCGCTTGGTGAGTTGCAGTTGTTCGGGTTTGCTAAGTGGCAGGCGGTTGTGGGCGGCTGGCCGCTGGGCGCAATGGCGTACCACGGCGGCGCAGTCTACAAATCCACTGATGGGGCGAACACCACTCAGCCCGGCTCCCCTGGTGCTAAGTGGGAACTTGCTTTCTGGCATTCGGCCGCCCTTACCGGAAACCCCACGGCGCCGACACAGGCGCCGGGCAACGTCAGCACTCGCATCGCCACTACCGAGTTTGTAGCGCAAGAGCTGACCCGAGCCATTAAAGACATTCCGGGCGTCGTGCGCCGCGTTTATACGTCGAATGCGACGTGGAAGAAACCGGCAGGCCTCAAGTCCGCTCTTGTACAGGTGCAGGGCGGTGGCGGCGGTGGCGGCGGAACGATCAGTACAACGGCTACCAATCGGGCAGTGATTGGAGCGGGCGGAGGCGCTGGGGGGTATGTCGAGGCGCTCATCAGCGCTGACGCGCTGCCCGCGGAGGTTCTTGTTACTCACGGCGCTTCGGGCGGTGGCGGCGCCGTATCTGGCTCGGGCGCAGCGGGAGGCGCGTCCAGCTTTGGGGCAATCCTAACCGCGAGCGGCGGCGGTGGCGGAGGTGCGGGGCAGGTGCAACAGGCCGCTGTAACTCGCGGACTCGCTGCGGGCGGGGTGGCAGGTGCCACGAGCGCGTCCGCGATCGGCGCCCTTTCTTATGGCGGGGAAAGTGGTGGCATTGGCTTCTCCTTCGCGGCCGCAGGCGCCGGAATTTCTGGCAACGGAGGGTCGTCGCATCTAGGGGTTGGAGGCCCGTCGGTTGCCGAGGGCAGCCCTGGCTTGAACGCATCTGGCTATGGTGCGGGCGGGTCTGGGGGGTGCTCTGGATCGCCGTCCGGCAGTGATAGCGGTCGTCCTGGTGGCAGCGGGTCTCCGGGCGTCGTGATCGTCACGGAGTACTACTGA
- a CDS encoding XRE family transcriptional regulator, whose protein sequence is MKGFRNYTPPDIDDLARLKESLGLTGNQLADLAGVSDGRQWRKYTGGASPREMNPTMLFLLAARLSLSDEQIETVLEKMREIGADFEFAEPLRD, encoded by the coding sequence ATGAAAGGCTTTCGCAACTACACGCCGCCAGACATTGATGACCTTGCAAGGCTAAAAGAAAGTCTAGGCCTGACAGGCAACCAGTTGGCCGACCTTGCAGGAGTCTCCGATGGGCGGCAATGGCGAAAGTACACGGGCGGCGCGTCGCCCAGGGAAATGAACCCGACGATGCTCTTTTTGCTCGCCGCCCGTCTGTCCCTCTCGGATGAGCAGATAGAAACCGTGCTGGAGAAAATGAGGGAGATCGGAGCAGACTTCGAGTTTGCCGAACCGCTCCGCGATTGA
- a CDS encoding cold-shock protein, which produces MKTETGVVKWFNSEKGFGFIAPESGGKDLFAHFSEIVGTGFKSLEENQRVSFVEGMGPKGPCATKIEVI; this is translated from the coding sequence TTGAAAACTGAAACTGGTGTAGTGAAGTGGTTTAACAGCGAAAAAGGCTTTGGTTTCATCGCTCCGGAGTCTGGCGGCAAAGACCTCTTCGCGCACTTCTCCGAGATCGTTGGCACGGGCTTCAAGTCGCTCGAAGAGAACCAACGCGTCTCCTTTGTGGAAGGCATGGGCCCCAAAGGTCCGTGCGCGACGAAAATTGAAGTGATCTAA
- a CDS encoding Gp138 family membrane-puncturing spike protein, whose product MQQTVSPNIDPADEGSLAGVLKSWLKGYIREHHDDMLPATVVSYDDAINRAVVRPLIMVGTTDGRKISRGAIPNIPVFRFGGGGFFVRFPIKPGDFGWIKANDRDVSLMFQRGGQEDWPNTERLHSFSDAMFFPDTLKDWAIDGENSDALVIQSMTGAVCVSLHEGELRFKAPKAKVEIPDTEWIGNLAIKGNVSTSGGNVDMSGGSLRHNGKNIGSDHSHTGVQRGNDSTGGPA is encoded by the coding sequence ATGCAGCAGACTGTAAGCCCAAACATTGACCCGGCCGACGAGGGCAGCCTGGCCGGGGTGCTTAAGTCGTGGCTCAAGGGTTACATCCGCGAGCACCACGACGACATGCTGCCCGCGACCGTAGTCTCCTACGACGACGCGATAAATCGGGCTGTGGTCAGGCCTCTGATCATGGTGGGTACGACTGACGGAAGAAAGATTTCTCGGGGTGCTATCCCCAATATTCCGGTATTTCGGTTTGGCGGCGGCGGGTTCTTTGTGCGCTTTCCGATCAAGCCGGGGGACTTTGGATGGATCAAGGCCAACGACCGGGACGTGTCGCTGATGTTTCAGCGTGGCGGCCAGGAGGACTGGCCGAACACCGAGCGGCTGCACTCGTTTTCAGACGCGATGTTTTTCCCGGACACGCTCAAGGATTGGGCAATTGACGGCGAAAACTCCGACGCCCTGGTGATCCAGTCCATGACAGGCGCTGTCTGCGTATCGCTGCATGAGGGGGAGCTGCGATTTAAGGCTCCCAAGGCGAAGGTCGAGATCCCTGATACCGAGTGGATCGGGAATCTCGCCATTAAGGGCAATGTGTCCACAAGCGGCGGCAACGTGGACATGTCAGGCGGGTCGCTCAGGCACAACGGCAAGAACATAGGCAGCGACCATAGCCACACAGGCGTTCAGCGCGGAAACGACAGCACGGGAGGCCCGGCGTGA
- a CDS encoding baseplate J/gp47 family protein has translation MADYKFISSRGVVIADTADTRAQVESEFRAVFGDDMPTDPATPQGKLITRIVEERDAIARNNAELANQINPAQAGGVFLDSLVALTGGRRRSSIRSLLTGVNLSGVPGTTVPVGSLAETTSGEQFALVSPVVLNAQGIAKGNFRATLDGAIAVPPGALNSVASSVLGWERVENPTAATIGQLQETDVALRRRRAKTLALQTTSINEAIVSRLYDIESVQSCYYLENYSDQDTVIDGIPMRKHSIWACVRGGTDAEVAAALFETKTVGGGYNGAVAVTVSDPNNGRPYEVRFDRPVDVPIFIRVTARDSSLDLQALIPDLVMRYVNGEVEGDVSFVVGSDVSTFEIAGAIRQQEPSIMVIKVEWSVVGSGVWSADTLKIPPNKIAITQRSSVQVVIA, from the coding sequence ATGGCTGATTACAAATTCATCAGCTCGCGCGGCGTCGTCATTGCAGATACGGCCGACACGCGGGCGCAGGTAGAGTCAGAGTTTCGGGCTGTGTTTGGTGATGACATGCCGACCGATCCCGCAACGCCCCAGGGCAAGCTAATCACTCGGATTGTCGAGGAGCGAGACGCCATAGCGCGCAATAATGCCGAGCTGGCAAACCAAATCAACCCCGCCCAAGCTGGCGGGGTTTTTCTTGATTCATTGGTCGCGCTGACCGGCGGCAGGCGGCGAAGCAGCATCCGGTCGTTGCTTACCGGCGTCAATCTCAGCGGGGTGCCCGGAACAACCGTGCCGGTCGGGTCTCTGGCGGAAACCACATCAGGCGAGCAATTCGCGCTGGTGAGTCCTGTAGTGCTCAACGCGCAAGGCATAGCAAAGGGAAATTTCCGCGCCACGCTTGACGGTGCGATTGCGGTGCCGCCAGGGGCGCTTAACTCGGTAGCGTCGAGTGTGCTCGGCTGGGAAAGGGTTGAGAATCCGACAGCGGCGACGATTGGCCAGTTGCAGGAAACCGATGTGGCGCTGCGTAGGCGCCGGGCAAAGACGCTGGCTCTCCAGACGACCTCGATCAACGAGGCCATTGTCAGCAGGCTTTACGACATTGAATCGGTGCAGTCATGCTACTACCTCGAAAACTACTCGGATCAGGACACTGTCATTGATGGCATACCGATGCGCAAGCACAGCATTTGGGCTTGTGTGCGCGGCGGAACAGATGCGGAGGTGGCGGCCGCGCTCTTTGAGACCAAGACGGTAGGCGGTGGCTACAACGGTGCGGTAGCGGTGACGGTAAGCGACCCCAATAATGGCCGCCCCTACGAAGTGCGTTTTGATCGCCCGGTTGATGTGCCTATTTTCATCCGCGTAACGGCCAGGGATAGCAGTCTTGACCTTCAGGCGCTCATTCCTGATTTGGTCATGCGCTACGTGAATGGCGAGGTCGAGGGGGATGTCAGCTTTGTGGTGGGCAGCGATGTCTCGACATTCGAAATCGCGGGCGCTATCCGACAGCAGGAGCCGTCAATCATGGTGATCAAGGTTGAGTGGTCTGTTGTCGGTTCGGGCGTATGGTCGGCCGACACGCTGAAGATCCCGCCCAACAAAATCGCCATTACTCAGCGCAGCTCTGTACAGGTGGTGATCGCATGA
- a CDS encoding Panacea domain-containing protein, translating to MSVTALEAAKYACRASDWTLTNLQLQKILYIAHMIHLGRTGRPLIHDEMFEAWDYGPVLPSVYRRASSFGADTVKDVFHSVQDLEPFLDSEEMDTLNEAVDKLRNVPAFRLVEMVHDERGAWGRVYDPYFRNLIIPDELIANEYKERFGNR from the coding sequence ATGAGCGTGACTGCTTTGGAAGCAGCAAAGTACGCTTGCAGGGCGTCTGATTGGACGCTAACAAATCTGCAACTGCAGAAAATTCTCTACATCGCCCACATGATCCACTTGGGCAGGACTGGGCGCCCGCTGATCCACGACGAGATGTTTGAAGCGTGGGACTATGGCCCCGTACTGCCAAGTGTCTATCGGCGTGCTTCATCGTTTGGTGCAGACACCGTCAAAGATGTATTTCACTCCGTCCAAGATTTGGAGCCATTCCTGGACAGCGAAGAAATGGATACATTGAACGAGGCCGTCGACAAGCTTCGCAACGTTCCCGCATTCCGCTTAGTTGAGATGGTCCATGATGAGCGTGGCGCCTGGGGACGCGTTTACGATCCATACTTCCGCAACCTCATCATTCCTGACGAACTCATTGCTAACGAGTACAAAGAGCGTTTCGGCAACCGATGA
- a CDS encoding baseplate hub protein, producing the protein MTIDLRAIRVGIEVSGRMHYYSATDGMRIKASGTKFANATQNECTVTISNLKRETRDFLLTETSPYNKNRKPKRLVVEVGRVSTGLFRIYVGDITSAEPSSPPDVDIVLKSKTGNASSGDVVSKSAQALSKLSQIAAGIASDVGATLDFQALDKLIANYTYTGGALGQINRLAEAGGVRAFLDDDRLIVQDFGKATAGRVKVLNLNSGLVGIPKANDKGVDVTYLIDGESVLGGKLILESKFNRALNGSYKVDQLKFDVASHEDPFFYTALCSRL; encoded by the coding sequence ATGACGATTGATCTCCGGGCAATCCGTGTCGGGATCGAGGTTTCCGGCCGGATGCACTATTACAGCGCCACCGATGGGATGCGGATTAAGGCGAGCGGCACCAAGTTCGCCAACGCCACCCAAAACGAATGCACGGTCACGATCTCCAATCTCAAGCGGGAGACGCGGGACTTTCTGCTGACAGAAACGAGCCCGTACAACAAAAACCGCAAGCCCAAGCGGCTTGTGGTGGAGGTGGGCCGGGTATCGACCGGATTGTTTAGGATCTACGTCGGTGACATTACCAGCGCGGAGCCGAGCAGCCCGCCAGACGTGGACATTGTCCTCAAGTCAAAGACGGGCAATGCGTCAAGTGGCGATGTGGTTTCAAAGAGCGCTCAGGCGCTTTCTAAGTTGTCACAGATCGCGGCGGGCATCGCCTCGGATGTAGGTGCAACGTTGGACTTCCAGGCTCTAGACAAACTCATCGCGAACTACACCTATACAGGCGGGGCTCTTGGGCAGATCAACAGGCTGGCTGAAGCCGGTGGCGTTCGGGCGTTTCTGGATGACGACCGTCTGATCGTGCAGGATTTCGGCAAAGCGACGGCGGGCCGCGTCAAGGTGCTCAACCTGAATAGTGGCCTAGTCGGGATACCGAAGGCCAACGACAAGGGGGTCGATGTGACATACCTGATCGATGGCGAATCGGTGCTTGGCGGCAAGCTGATCCTAGAGAGCAAGTTCAACCGGGCGCTTAACGGCAGCTACAAGGTTGACCAACTCAAATTCGACGTGGCAAGCCACGAAGATCCATTTTTCTACACCGCGCTATGCAGCAGACTGTAA